One window from the genome of Chroococcidiopsis sp. TS-821 encodes:
- a CDS encoding phosphoglucomutase/phosphomannomutase family protein, whose amino-acid sequence MSASNNSSKIKFGTDGWRGIIADDFTFPNVRKVTRAIAKYLETAYNKNQPVLIAYDTRFLADQFARTAAEVLAAEGWSVKITDRDCPTPVIAYNARHLNSAGALMFTASHNPAPYCGIKYIPDYAGPATPEITDTIVANISGADDAPVSGNWKDQISTFDPKPEYLKFLYTLLDVEKIRNAKLKVKYDALYSTSRGYLDTVLEHCGCELETFHAQRDVLFGGGMPEPKGEQLVELVEAVKKDKADLGLATDGDSDRFGIVDEQGNVLTPNTVLLLLARHLVKNRGKSGAIVRTVATTHLLDNLAASYGLELYETPVGFKYIGEKMRETTVLIGGEESGGLSVIGHIPEKDGILADMLVAEAIAYEGKPLSQLVEEAISEANGPLANKRLDLHLNDAHKAAVIDSFTNNPPADVAGIKVKEVGRKDGVKLYLEEGSWVLLRPSGTEPLMRVYIEATSADKLNKIATQMEQMINQLEPVTV is encoded by the coding sequence ATGAGCGCTAGTAACAATTCCAGCAAGATCAAGTTTGGTACCGATGGATGGAGAGGTATTATTGCTGATGACTTTACCTTCCCCAACGTACGGAAAGTAACGCGGGCGATCGCCAAATACCTGGAAACCGCCTACAACAAAAACCAACCGGTTCTTATTGCCTACGATACTCGCTTTCTCGCTGACCAGTTTGCGCGTACTGCTGCCGAGGTTTTAGCAGCAGAGGGTTGGAGTGTGAAAATTACCGATCGGGATTGTCCTACTCCAGTAATTGCTTACAATGCCCGTCACTTAAATAGTGCTGGTGCATTGATGTTTACTGCCAGTCATAATCCGGCACCCTATTGTGGGATTAAGTATATTCCTGATTACGCTGGTCCTGCCACTCCTGAGATTACTGATACTATTGTGGCAAATATCTCTGGTGCAGATGACGCACCTGTCAGCGGTAATTGGAAAGATCAGATCTCAACTTTCGATCCCAAGCCCGAATATCTTAAATTTCTTTACACGCTACTCGATGTTGAGAAGATTCGTAACGCTAAGTTAAAAGTCAAATACGACGCGCTTTATTCGACATCGCGCGGTTATTTAGATACAGTATTGGAACACTGTGGTTGTGAATTAGAAACTTTTCACGCACAGCGCGATGTCCTTTTCGGTGGTGGAATGCCTGAACCCAAAGGCGAACAACTCGTTGAATTAGTCGAAGCTGTGAAGAAAGACAAAGCTGACTTAGGTTTAGCAACCGATGGCGATAGCGATCGCTTCGGAATCGTAGACGAACAAGGCAACGTTTTGACCCCAAATACGGTGTTACTTTTACTTGCGCGTCACTTAGTTAAAAATCGCGGTAAATCAGGCGCGATCGTGCGGACTGTTGCGACAACGCATTTACTCGATAACCTCGCCGCTAGCTATGGCTTAGAACTTTACGAAACGCCTGTAGGCTTCAAGTACATCGGGGAAAAAATGCGCGAAACCACCGTTCTAATTGGTGGCGAAGAATCAGGCGGTTTAAGTGTAATTGGGCATATCCCCGAAAAAGACGGAATTTTAGCTGATATGTTAGTTGCAGAAGCGATCGCCTACGAAGGAAAACCGCTAAGTCAGTTAGTCGAAGAAGCAATTAGCGAGGCTAATGGCCCATTAGCTAACAAGCGCTTGGATTTACATCTCAACGACGCCCACAAAGCTGCTGTTATCGATTCGTTTACCAATAATCCACCCGCAGACGTCGCCGGAATTAAAGTTAAAGAAGTTGGTCGCAAAGATGGCGTTAAGCTGTATCTCGAAGAAGGTAGCTGGGTTTTATTGCGTCCATCGGGTACAGAACCACTGATGCGCGTTTACATCGAAGCAACTTCGGCGGATAAACTCAACAAAATTGCAACTCAAATGGAACAAATGATTAATCAACTCGAACCTGTAACAGTATAG
- a CDS encoding LapA family protein codes for MRTLANLLAIVILAGWVVAIAIVSVQNATPVSLRFLTFQSIQLPVGLVLAFSAALGMLAMALTQPIWTAGLRRNSLESDNEFFVDE; via the coding sequence ATGAGAACTCTTGCTAATTTGCTCGCGATCGTAATTCTGGCAGGCTGGGTAGTGGCGATCGCCATTGTTTCTGTCCAAAACGCCACCCCAGTTTCTTTGCGGTTTCTGACATTCCAATCAATTCAACTTCCCGTAGGATTGGTACTAGCGTTTAGTGCTGCGTTGGGTATGCTAGCGATGGCACTAACTCAACCGATTTGGACTGCTGGTTTGAGAAGAAATAGTCTTGAATCAGATAACGAGTTTTTTGTCGATGAATAA
- a CDS encoding sugar kinase gives MRQKSQVGLFVGLITLDFIYLAKSVPRNNQKIVAIDYTVAAGGPATNAAVAFSYWHQAKLIGVIGSHPLCNSIVADLETYQVTVEDLNPTQVEPPPVSSIIVTEATGERAVVSINAVKTQVTRDRIPQDILQGVDIVLIDGHQMVIGCAIAQQAKANHIPVVIDGGSWKPGFETVLPFVDYAVCSANFHPPGCKNTTEVFAYLSAIGIPHIAITQGENPIQYQANGQCNTIAVPKIKAVDTLGAGDIFHGAFCHYILQTSFAEALAAAARVAAAACESFGTRRWMQQQI, from the coding sequence ATGCGTCAGAAATCTCAAGTAGGACTGTTTGTTGGATTAATAACGCTCGATTTCATCTATCTAGCAAAATCTGTTCCGCGCAATAATCAAAAAATAGTAGCAATTGATTACACTGTGGCGGCTGGTGGTCCTGCAACAAATGCTGCGGTTGCGTTTAGTTATTGGCATCAAGCAAAACTAATAGGTGTTATAGGTTCGCATCCACTTTGCAACTCAATTGTGGCAGATTTAGAGACTTACCAAGTTACAGTGGAAGACTTAAATCCCACACAAGTAGAACCGCCGCCAGTATCCTCGATTATTGTCACGGAAGCAACAGGAGAAAGGGCAGTTGTTTCCATCAACGCGGTAAAAACTCAGGTCACGCGCGATCGCATTCCTCAAGACATTTTACAAGGAGTAGATATTGTCTTAATTGACGGACATCAAATGGTAATTGGATGCGCGATCGCCCAACAAGCCAAAGCGAATCATATCCCTGTTGTGATTGATGGTGGAAGTTGGAAACCTGGATTTGAAACTGTCTTGCCTTTTGTCGATTATGCAGTATGTTCGGCAAATTTTCATCCACCAGGCTGCAAAAACACAACTGAAGTATTTGCCTATCTTAGCGCTATTGGTATTCCTCACATTGCCATCACTCAAGGAGAAAACCCCATTCAATATCAAGCGAATGGTCAGTGTAATACTATCGCAGTTCCCAAAATCAAAGCTGTTGACACCCTAGGAGCTGGTGATATCTTTCACGGGGCTTTTTGTCATTACATTTTGCAAACTAGCTTTGCTGAAGCCTTAGCTGCTGCTGCGCGTGTTGCTGCTGCTGCTTGCGAGTCTTTTGGTACGCGCAGATGGATGCAACAACAAATATAA
- a CDS encoding PD-(D/E)XK nuclease family protein produces the protein MLNSGRPFASYHLWSLFAPAIGQERWHCQMKRGFIKARQKEPIIKALLAKVSPPQRIGLLAQKGVYEFHHHRQWLTQPDGVEQVAQLLKLSKSSVEIQQRVMQILKNYHHRPVLLGKHIIQLTSGDEGFPQPIVIHQKNYQFRLYATMDCVFVEADKILHILDFKTGRSAFDERQALVYLLAARYLYPDYQAVASFYNLERCKNSELISVTSTQLDAVEDQLAQVAIKHQQDMHHYQQNPHHFSKIFPPNPGSHCRYCPFNTVCEFSGVKTKS, from the coding sequence ATGCTAAACTCTGGGCGACCCTTTGCCAGCTACCACCTTTGGTCTTTATTTGCCCCAGCTATCGGGCAAGAAAGATGGCATTGTCAGATGAAACGAGGCTTTATCAAAGCGCGGCAAAAAGAACCGATAATCAAAGCATTACTAGCTAAAGTTAGCCCACCGCAACGCATCGGTTTACTTGCCCAAAAGGGCGTTTACGAATTTCATCATCACCGTCAATGGTTAACTCAGCCTGATGGTGTTGAACAAGTGGCTCAACTACTCAAACTAAGTAAATCAAGTGTTGAGATTCAGCAGCGCGTCATGCAAATTCTCAAAAACTACCATCATCGTCCAGTTTTACTCGGAAAACACATCATTCAACTTACCAGTGGCGATGAAGGATTTCCGCAACCAATCGTGATTCATCAAAAAAATTATCAATTTCGGCTGTACGCGACGATGGATTGCGTGTTCGTCGAAGCTGATAAAATCTTGCACATTCTTGACTTTAAGACGGGTAGATCGGCTTTTGACGAGCGTCAGGCGCTTGTTTATTTACTTGCGGCGCGCTATTTATATCCTGATTATCAAGCCGTTGCTTCATTCTACAACTTAGAACGGTGTAAAAACTCTGAGCTAATTAGTGTAACTTCCACTCAACTCGACGCTGTAGAAGATCAATTAGCACAAGTGGCGATCAAGCATCAGCAAGATATGCACCACTATCAACAAAACCCCCACCATTTCAGCAAAATTTTTCCGCCTAACCCTGGTTCGCACTGTCGTTATTGCCCATTTAATACAGTGTGCGAATTTTCTGGCGTTAAAACTAAATCTTAA
- a CDS encoding phosphate-starvation-inducible PsiE family protein, whose protein sequence is MEQPLKSPLNWYEALNRNLLVRSLETIQDLIVVSLCIGLFCAMVIQLRGIFYLMLPPLNFHEVTADILFLLIMVELFRLLIIYLQEQRVSIGVAVEVSIVSVLREVIVRGVLEVPWNQMLAACAFLLVLAALLVVRVWIPPTFEGIDPEQRYIKHYKVGKGES, encoded by the coding sequence ATGGAGCAGCCGTTGAAGTCCCCGTTAAATTGGTACGAAGCGTTAAATCGGAATCTGCTTGTGCGCAGCCTAGAGACTATTCAAGACTTGATTGTAGTCTCGCTGTGTATTGGACTATTCTGCGCGATGGTAATTCAGTTAAGGGGTATATTTTATTTAATGTTACCGCCGCTCAACTTTCACGAAGTTACCGCAGATATTTTGTTTTTGCTGATTATGGTGGAGTTGTTTCGCCTATTGATTATTTATTTGCAAGAACAGCGCGTGTCGATTGGCGTTGCAGTAGAAGTATCAATTGTCTCTGTGTTGCGTGAAGTGATTGTGCGCGGGGTGTTGGAAGTGCCTTGGAATCAGATGCTAGCAGCTTGTGCGTTTTTACTCGTGTTAGCTGCACTATTAGTCGTACGAGTTTGGATTCCACCTACTTTTGAAGGTATCGATCCCGAACAACGATACATCAAACACTATAAAGTAGGAAAGGGAGAATCTTAG
- a CDS encoding S-layer homology domain-containing protein has translation MFSFKHRSLPTLLVGLGVITTGFAWIPQKPAVAQYSNQYSLFYDLQGNWANSCIVKLANQGIINGYPDGSFRPMMYINRAEFAAIVGKAFPQIPRTRRRIEFRDVHVYDWAYHHVAEAYQRNFLSGYPGRIFKPNQRITRSQVLVALASGLNYVPSRDVTSTLKTNFADAHKIPRYAQSKIAAATERSIVVNYPDVRFLHPNKQATRAEVAAFLCQALATPNEASVIPQQYIANNPIPLTAQSPY, from the coding sequence ATGTTTAGTTTCAAACATCGCTCCTTACCTACTTTGTTAGTCGGCTTGGGAGTCATAACGACTGGATTCGCGTGGATACCACAAAAACCTGCTGTAGCTCAATATTCTAATCAATATTCCTTGTTTTACGATCTGCAAGGAAATTGGGCAAACTCTTGTATCGTCAAATTAGCGAATCAAGGAATTATTAATGGTTATCCAGATGGTAGCTTTCGCCCAATGATGTATATTAATCGTGCAGAATTTGCAGCAATAGTCGGTAAGGCTTTTCCGCAAATTCCTCGAACACGCAGGCGAATAGAATTTAGAGATGTTCATGTATATGACTGGGCATATCACCATGTAGCAGAGGCGTATCAAAGAAACTTTTTATCAGGCTATCCAGGGAGAATTTTTAAACCAAATCAAAGAATTACTCGTTCGCAAGTTTTAGTCGCTTTAGCGAGTGGATTAAATTATGTTCCTAGTAGGGACGTCACCTCTACGTTGAAAACAAATTTTGCAGATGCTCATAAAATTCCTCGGTATGCCCAAAGCAAAATAGCAGCAGCAACAGAAAGAAGTATTGTTGTTAATTACCCCGATGTGAGGTTTTTACATCCTAATAAGCAAGCAACGCGCGCAGAAGTAGCAGCATTTTTATGTCAAGCTTTAGCAACTCCTAATGAAGCATCAGTGATTCCGCAGCAATATATTGCGAACAATCCAATTCCATTAACAGCTCAGTCCCCGTACTAA
- the rsmI gene encoding 16S rRNA (cytidine(1402)-2'-O)-methyltransferase, whose amino-acid sequence MQAAENGRLYVVGTPIGNLEDITFRAVRILQSVDFIAAEDTRHTGKLLQHFQIKTPQLSYHEHNRNSRIPELIQKLSEGKAIALVTDAGMPGISDPGYELVQACIAANIPVIPIPGASAVITALCAAGLPTDRFVFEGFLPVKGKERQQRGESLKTESRTMVFYESPHRLRQTLQDFANFFGQDRQIVIARELTKLHEEFWRGNIAEAIAHYNQREPQGEYTLVVAGVLASKPHLSEVEIKAELQKLMAQGISRSQASRQLAKEVSLSRSQIYQIALALPNLSAEDSSD is encoded by the coding sequence ATGCAGGCAGCAGAAAACGGAAGACTTTATGTAGTAGGAACGCCGATTGGCAACTTAGAAGATATAACTTTTCGCGCCGTGCGAATTTTGCAATCGGTAGACTTCATTGCAGCAGAGGATACAAGGCATACAGGAAAGTTGCTACAACACTTTCAAATTAAGACACCACAGCTAAGTTATCACGAACACAATCGTAACAGTCGCATTCCTGAATTGATCCAGAAGTTAAGTGAAGGAAAAGCGATCGCCCTTGTCACAGATGCAGGAATGCCTGGAATTTCCGATCCTGGTTATGAACTTGTGCAAGCGTGTATTGCGGCAAATATTCCCGTAATCCCCATTCCTGGGGCAAGTGCAGTGATTACCGCGTTGTGCGCCGCCGGATTACCGACGGATCGATTTGTGTTTGAAGGGTTCTTACCCGTGAAAGGAAAAGAACGCCAGCAGCGCGGAGAATCTTTAAAAACTGAGTCGCGAACGATGGTTTTTTACGAATCACCCCATCGCCTGCGCCAAACTCTGCAAGACTTTGCGAACTTTTTTGGACAAGATCGGCAAATTGTTATAGCGCGCGAGTTAACTAAACTACACGAAGAATTTTGGCGCGGAAATATTGCGGAGGCGATCGCCCACTACAATCAACGCGAACCGCAAGGGGAATACACGCTAGTTGTTGCTGGAGTTTTAGCGAGTAAACCGCACTTGAGTGAAGTAGAAATTAAAGCTGAGTTACAAAAACTCATGGCACAGGGAATATCGCGATCGCAAGCTAGTCGTCAGTTAGCAAAGGAAGTCTCGCTTTCGCGCAGTCAAATTTACCAAATTGCTTTAGCGCTACCTAATTTATCTGCGGAGGATAGTAGCGATTAA